In one Palaemon carinicauda isolate YSFRI2023 chromosome 25, ASM3689809v2, whole genome shotgun sequence genomic region, the following are encoded:
- the LOC137619027 gene encoding uncharacterized protein, producing the protein MAANVSGNGMNQWVKCSATNDVGGSSHPCVFSISLVEPPSQLVGCAYHEVTTDSAAVTCSAGSTSEKLTPTYHIEVREGNTVILTKNSSKPRFNLSTLSRGRDYVMAMYASHQKGRGKETTLLLRTPTPKAEEVAFERVSINS; encoded by the exons ATGGCTGCTAACGTGTCTGGAAATGGGATGAACCAATGGGTCAAGTGCTCCGCCACCAATGATGTTGGAGGGTCGTCTCATCCCTGCGTCTTCTCCATCTCCTTAGTTG AGCCTCCAAGTCAGCTGGTGGGATGTGCCTACCACGAAGTGACCACCGATTCTGCCGCAGTGACTTGCTCAGCCGGATCAACCTCAGAGAAACTGACTCCCACGTATCATATCGAG gtACGTGAAGGCAACACCGTTATCCTGACGAAGAACAGCTCAAAGCCTCGCTTCAATTTGAGCACCCTTTCCCGCGGGAGAGATTATGTCATGGCCATGTACGCCAGCCACCAAAAAGGGCGTGGAAAAGAGACCACCTTGCTTTTGAGAACGCCCACACCAAAGGCGGAGGAAGTCGCCTTTGAGAGGGTCTCAATAAATT CTTGA